In bacterium, a single genomic region encodes these proteins:
- a CDS encoding zf-HC2 domain-containing protein — protein sequence MSQSADHNEIIDRIPEYAAGALSAAERGEVEAHLAGCADCRQWLEECRTVFADLIEVERLETSSHPSAERLALYAADASRLPAAEREQLGIHLDFCAPCRGELATYNELNQAVRVPAPAHTRPGGLSRLRRLLWHPGVAYALAGAAVLILAILPLSRMMLRSDIEPPATATDALEHVIRLPEQTRSSLAAWRIEVEPEQTTVRLGLKFPYEPGREYVASVVDDDGRTLFRAPVSRTAAEQGFAVIRLATATLASGDYTAAISAAVPGGDIDRLRGSADEADTFRVFYPFTIIR from the coding sequence ATGAGCCAGTCTGCCGACCATAACGAGATCATCGACCGCATACCCGAGTATGCGGCGGGCGCTCTCTCCGCCGCCGAGCGGGGCGAAGTCGAGGCGCATCTGGCCGGTTGCGCCGATTGCCGGCAGTGGCTCGAGGAATGCCGGACCGTGTTTGCCGACTTGATCGAAGTCGAACGGCTGGAGACCAGCAGTCACCCGAGTGCGGAACGGCTGGCGCTCTACGCCGCCGATGCCTCACGATTGCCGGCGGCGGAGCGCGAGCAACTGGGCATCCATCTGGATTTCTGCGCGCCTTGCCGTGGCGAACTGGCCACCTACAACGAATTGAATCAGGCGGTGCGAGTCCCCGCGCCGGCACACACCCGGCCGGGAGGACTCTCACGTCTCCGACGGCTCCTGTGGCATCCGGGGGTGGCCTATGCCTTGGCCGGCGCGGCGGTGTTGATTCTGGCGATCCTGCCACTGTCCCGCATGATGCTCCGCAGCGACATCGAACCTCCCGCCACTGCCACCGATGCGTTGGAACATGTAATCCGTTTGCCAGAACAGACCCGCAGTTCGCTGGCCGCCTGGCGGATTGAAGTGGAGCCGGAGCAAACGACAGTCCGGCTGGGACTGAAGTTCCCCTATGAACCCGGGCGGGAGTATGTCGCGTCCGTGGTCGACGACGATGGCCGGACACTGTTTCGGGCGCCGGTCTCGCGCACGGCGGCCGAGCAGGGCTTTGCGGTGATCCGTCTGGCCACCGCCACGCTGGCCTCCGGCGACTACACCGCCGCCATCAGCGCCGCCGTCCCCGGCGGCGACATAGACAGACTCAGAGGCTCTGCCGACGAGGCCGACACATTCCGTGTTTTCTATCCGTTTACGATTATTCGCTGA
- a CDS encoding sigma-70 family RNA polymerase sigma factor, with product MMSIPSHDEIVARLRDGDPEAAKLVYGWIVDTVRYLTRGSALDAEDLAGECFLAVFKGVLDGSYRGAGLRAYIQVICRNKIGDRWREVRRNPDVNPAQIDEASDPAPTGDERLRSVLRAIRLRRVWGQLNAKDRMAVAMWAEKRDLRDIAAALDASYGATRTRICKAVKFLRSLAEQRQKP from the coding sequence ATGATGTCGATACCGTCGCACGACGAAATCGTTGCGCGCCTGCGGGACGGCGACCCCGAGGCGGCGAAACTGGTGTATGGCTGGATCGTTGACACGGTCCGCTACCTCACCCGCGGCTCGGCCCTCGATGCCGAAGACCTGGCCGGCGAGTGCTTCCTGGCCGTGTTCAAGGGCGTGCTCGACGGCAGTTACCGCGGCGCCGGGCTGCGCGCCTATATCCAGGTGATCTGCCGCAACAAGATTGGCGACCGTTGGCGCGAAGTGCGCCGCAATCCCGATGTCAACCCGGCCCAGATCGACGAGGCCTCCGATCCGGCGCCCACCGGCGATGAACGCCTGCGGTCGGTCCTGCGCGCCATCCGTCTGCGCCGCGTCTGGGGACAACTGAACGCCAAGGACCGGATGGCAGTGGCCATGTGGGCGGAAAAGCGCGATCTAAGGGACATCGCCGCGGCGCTGGATGCCAGCTATGGCGCCACGCGCACCCGTATCTGCAAGGCGGTGAAGTTCTTGCGGTCGCTGGCCGAACAGCGGCAAAAGCCATGA